One Aethina tumida isolate Nest 87 chromosome 5, icAetTumi1.1, whole genome shotgun sequence genomic window carries:
- the LOC109607518 gene encoding LOW QUALITY PROTEIN: trehalase-like (The sequence of the model RefSeq protein was modified relative to this genomic sequence to represent the inferred CDS: inserted 1 base in 1 codon), whose amino-acid sequence MEGSKVARPLSTEFGRTRPIRGRSSYEGIGIAVGSVSFPLLLVCGVVLSPRTTTRWIHPGDKWGLMMNEVESETTVRNLIEDTSKNISSLFEFLLNIPYSRKQFHKLPMFQYIYHNSELIAAIYRSKIMKIDDFINLKLKYPPDIIKDHFNIFKANNKTSASYLSQFIYENFESGDFEYETITPGDWKAEPYVIKHIQDNKLKEMALMINDHWKYLVRKFKKSVGTNREKYSTLYLNHTFILPSSILRTFYYWETYWIILGLLISEMXTTVREILENFVDLIEQYGHIPSSGSVYMLGRSHTPLFVRMVYEYYKYTQDLEFVRKHIPSIEKEMTFWIQFHSEYKSQIKDYIFKYTCDKNDQGPRLEKYNHDIELSRKFDSEKEKNELYCNLRAASQSIWDLSSKFYGNVYVAS is encoded by the exons ATGGAAGGCAGCAAAGTTGCCAGGCCCCTGTCAACTGAGTTCGGAAGAACAAGACCAATCAGGGGAAGATCTTCTTATGAAGGGATTGGAATTGCGgttggatccgttagcttCCCACTGCTACTGGTTTGTGGAGTAGTACTGAGCCCCAGaaccacgacaaggtggatccatcctGGAGATAAATGGG GTTTAATGATGAATGAAGTAGAAAGTGAAACCACTGTACGAAACCTTATAGAGGATACGAGTAAGAACATTTCATCATTATTCGAATTCCTTTTGAATATACCTTATTCAAGAAAACAATTTCATAAGCTTCCAATGTTTCAATACATTTATCATAATAGCGAACTTATTGCTGCTATTTACCGtagcaaaattatgaaaatcgatgattttattaatttaaaattgaaatatccccctgatataataaaagaccactttaatatatttaaagcaaACAATAAGACATCTGCGTCATACTTAAGTCAGTTTATTTACGAAAACTTCGAAAGTGGAGATTTTGAATACGAAACTATCACTCCTGGAGATTGGAAGGCTGAACCATacgtaataaaacatattcaaGACAACAAGCTCAAAGAAATGGCTCTTATGATAAATGATCATTGGAAATACTTGGtccgtaaatttaaaaaatcagtcGGTACCAACAGGGAGAAATATAGTACTTTGTACTTAAatcatacatttatattaccaTCAAGTATATTacgcacattttattattgggAAACATATTGGATCATTCTGGGCTTGTTAATCTCGGAAA GAACAACTGTTAgagaaatattagaaaattttgtagATCTTATAGAACAATATGGACATATTCCCTCTTCAGGAAGCGTTTATATGTTGGGAAGATCTCATACTCCACTATTTGTAAGAATGGTATATGAATACTATAAATATACCCAAGATTTAGAATTTGTACGTAAACATATTCCAtcaattgaaaaagaaatgaCATTCTGGATACAGTTTCATTCAGAATACAAATCCCAAAtaaaagattatatttttaaatatacttgtGATAAAAATGATCAAG GTCCTCGACTTGAGAAGTATAATCATGATATAGAATTATCTAGAAAATTTGACTCTGAGaaggaaaaaaatgaattgtatTGTAATCTTAGAGCAGCATCACAATCGATATGGGACCTTTCCA gtaaattttatggaaatgtatATGTGGCATCATGA